One Xyrauchen texanus isolate HMW12.3.18 chromosome 2, RBS_HiC_50CHRs, whole genome shotgun sequence genomic window carries:
- the LOC127655713 gene encoding macrophage mannose receptor 1-like, with amino-acid sequence MICISSEMERNTFVMLILSAVFSLSASVPRQYHFVNINLTWTEAQRYCRENYTDLATINNKNDIEELLKSVNDDPVQFVWIGLQKTVSYKWKWSLGDPAFYTGNDAQYRNWAQGQPNGDGDCSNMNPGQWNDYGCNNSLPFICYNDSSKGYIPVNWTMTWRAAQRFCREYHTDLVSVRNQTENQQIEKIWNDTRIISGVWIGLFRDSWEWSDQSKSSFRNWITGVSDNVRGKKNCAVIWVNKVRGQLYDRTCNLKYPFICHEDKLVLIKQNLSWPEALKYCRENHVDLVSVHSEQIQRQVMNVVQKASTAEVWMGLHHYCAMNMWIWLRGEVVCYQNWAAGHGTGVDDCMHVPRATLYLCICVMFWTPLEVVITVSCLYSVM; translated from the exons ATGATCTGTATCTCTTCAGAAATGGAGCGGAATACATTTGTCATGCTTATTCTCTCAG CTGTCTTCAGTTTATCTGCAAGTGTCCCACGTCAGTATCACTTTGTGAATATAAATTTGACCTGGACTGAAGCTCAGAGATACTGCAGAGAGAATTACACAGATCTGGCCACCATCAACAACAAGAATGACATAGAAGAGCTGCTGAAGAGTGTGAATGATGATCCGGTTCAGTTTGTGTGGATTGGGCTGCAGAAGACAGTCAGTTATAAATGGAAGTGGTCTCTGGGTGACCCTGCGTTCTACACAGGAAATGATGCACAATATCGCAACTGGGCACAGGGACAACCAAATGGTGATGGTGACTGTAGTAACATGAATCCTGGACAATGGAATGATTATGGATGTAATAACAGCTTACCTTTCATATGTTACAATG ACAGCAGTAAAGGATATATCCCTGTGAATTGGACAATGACTTGGAGAGCTGCTCAGAGATTCTGCAGAGAGTATCACACAGATCTGGTCAGTGTGAGGAACCAGACAGAGAATCAACAGATTGAGAAGATCTGGAATGATACACGTATTATATCTGGAGTCTGGATCGGTCTGTTCAGAGACTCATGGGAGTGGTCCGATCAGAGTAAATCCTCATTCAGAAACTGGATCACAGGTGTATCTGATAATGTTAGGGGGAAGAAAAACTGTGCAGTGATTTGGGTCAATAAAGTCCGTGGACAATTGTATGACAGGACTTGTAATTTAAAATATCCCTTTATCTGCCATGAAG ATAAACTGGTTTTGATTAAGCAGAATCTGAGCTGGCCAGAAGCTCTGAAATACTGCAGAGAGAATCACGTGGATCTGGTGTCAGTTCACTCTGAGCAGATTCAGCGTCAGGTGATGAATGTGGTTCAGAAGGCCTCCACTGCTGAAGTGTGGATGGGTCTACATCACTACTGTGCAATGAACATGTGGATCTGGTTGAGGGGGGAGGTTGTGTGCTATCAGAACTGGGCTGCAGGTCACGGGACCGGAGTGGATGACTGCATGCATGTACCGagag CTACTCTGtatctgtgtatctgtgtaaTGTTCTGGACACCGCTAGAGGTCGTCATCACTGTTTCCTGTTTGTATTCTGTTATGTAG